The genomic region ACACGAGCGGTGTGTCCTGCGGTGGGGGGTCTGAACCGTGGGTCTGGGATGGGTGCGACAGCCTCGGGGCGGAACCGGAGTGCGGCCGACTGCTGAAGCCCTGCGAGGAGAGGATCCGGCCTCTCCGGCCGGAGTGGGGACCGCGACAGGCCCGGCACGGGCTCTGCGTGGCCGCGTGAGGGCCGAACGGCGAGACCCCGGGTCCTTTGTTGGAGAGGGCCCTGAAAGGCCCTCAGGTGGCGTTGTGCGGGTTTTGGTCCGCTGGTTGCCTCGGGTACGGCAAAGGCCGATGTCCGCACCGTGGGTACGCTCATCGGCCGCCGTGCGGGCCACGCGCCAACGTGACCCGCAATGTCCCTGGTGTGTGCCTTGGTTGGAGCCAGTAGCAGACAGGGCGCCTGTAAACGCGCATGACTCGCCATCGGGGATAGCGCGCGTAACGAGGTTGAGGCTACGGCCGCCGTGGCTGAGGTATCACTTACCTTGCTGGGACAAAAGTCGGGCCAATGAATTTCGGACGCCCAGGAAGCAGCATTTTCGCAGGTCAGAGGTCATGCGGGTGCGTTGGGCTCGGGGCCAACAATTGGGACATCTTCGGGGCCAACACAGGGCTCTTGGCGTAGAGGGGCTACGGGCTGGGATTCTTGGTCGGCAGTGCTTCGTTCCGCTGCTCAGGTGACGCCAATCACCTAGCGGAATTCGGCCTGTTGGAGCCAGTAGCAGCCGGTCGGCGGCCCTAGAGAGGGCCGTCGACCCCTACCCGTGAAGGGTGTCTGAATTGAACACGATCGACGGGGCCTCGGCCCCGGCCTCCGGCGTGCGCTTCGGCATGGCCCACGCCTTCGTCATCGCCGCCTATCTGGCGGCCGCCGTGCTCCTCAGCCTCATCGCGCACATGCCCGTGCAGGACATCCTCGTCCTGCTGGGCGGCGCTGGCGCGGTCAGCGTCGCCGTCCTGGTCGCCTCCAACGTCAGGAACGGCAAGGGCGGCGGGGGCGGCCTGCTGCGGCGGCTGCTGAACGCCGCCCTCGGGGGCCCCGGCAACGGGAGCGTGAACTAGTGGGCCGGGTGGGGCGCCCCGAAGCCCCTGTCGACCACACGGTCCCCGCGCTGGGGGAGCTGGCCCAGTTCCTCCGCGACGTGCGAGGCGGTATCCCCTACAGCACGCTGGCGGAGCGCAGCCAGCGGGGAGCCTCCCCCCTCAAGCGCGCCGCGTCTGGGAAGACGCTGCCCACCTGGGAGTGCGTTGAGGGGTATCTGGGCGCCTGTGGCATCAGCAGCGGCACCCCCCACCACGAGCGCGCGCGGCAACTCCACTCCCGCGCGCAGGAGGCCTGGCGCCGGCCCAGCGGCTCTACGGCCGTACCGCGGCCCGACCTCGCCTCCAGCGAAGCCGACCTGAGCCGTGCCCTGCGGGACGCCTACGCTGCCGCCGGTCGCCCGTCGCTTCGAGTGCTGTCCGAGCGGGCCGAAGGCTGGAACCTGTCCCGAAGCACGGCCCACCGCATCGTCAACGGGCAGGCCATGCCCGTCGACATCCTGCAGTACCTGAGCTTCCTTCAGGGCTGCCAGGTGTCGCGCGACAGGCTGCCGGCCTGGTTCGCCGCCTGGTCCCGGGTTCGGGATGTGAGCCCGTTCGCCGTGTTCTGGCTCGTTCAGTTCCACTCCTCCCAGTTCGGTCCCCAGTACAACGAATGGGCCAGGAAGCAGCAGGTGTACCCGAAGCCCAGTTGGTTCGACGCGGCGGAAGCGGCCATAGCTCGACGCGCCGCCAACTCGCCGATCGACGCCCGGCGCTTTGTAGAGCGCCTCGCAGCCTGAGCGAGGAACCGACGGCGGGGCGGCCCTCTCCAGGGCGGCCCCGCCGTTCGCGCGTGCACTGCACCCGCGTGCACATGGGCCGCGACCACGTCCCGGCCGGGTGTCACACCGGCCTGTCACACGCCCTGTCACACCGGGGCCGTGTCACGGGTCTGACCATGGCGCTAGCCCGTCAACCCCCGTGGGAGTCCTTGTGTGACACACGCTCGGCCCCGATCCGCCCTGGCGCACATGGGGGTACCCATCGGGGGAGCCCATGGGGGGATCCAAGGGGGTGCGCGAGGGGGGTACGCATGGGGGGAACGTGCGCGCGGACTCACCGCGCATCGTCCCTGGGCAGGCGCCATTTTTTCGACCGGTGACTGGCCAGACTTTAGGTCTGGGCGGGGCGAAGGGGCGGGTTGTGGGGGGATCGGGGTGGAGGTTGGCGGGTGGGGATGAGGTGGGTGTGGAGGCTGGCTGGTTTCCCGGGTGATTGCGGGGGTTGTGGTCGTTAGCGTGGCGTGATCACGAGAGCGGGAGGCATGGTGCGGCGGGTTACGGGTTACGGGTTACGGGTTGCGGGTGTTGGGGTGGCGGCTGTGATCCTGGCGGGCTGCGGGGGTTCGGGGACGGACGCGAAGGGGCCTGCAGGACCGTCTGTGGCGTCGGTGCTGGCGTCTGGGACGGCTGACCCTCAGGCGGCGGAGAAGGCCGCTGTGCTGGCCGTGTACGCGGGTATGGGGGCGGCTGAGGTCCGCTCATACGCCGCGGGAGCGCTGGACCCGGAGCTGGAGCGCTACGCGACCGACACGGCGCTTGCGGACATCAAGGCGACGCTGTTCTGGTACCAGCAGAAGAACACCGTGTTGGCGGGGCAGCCGGCCCGCTCCGCGGTGGTCGACTCGATCGACACCGCCAGCGATCCGCGGCGCGCGGTCATCACCGACTGCGTCGACTCCAGCGGCTACGACAAGGTGAGCAAGGACGGCACGCCGGTGGCGGTGCCGTCCGGGCCGCGCACGTGGTGAAGTCGACCGCGCAGCGCACGGGCACGGGGCCGTGGCTGGTCTACAGCTCGACGATCGAGCGGGACCGCACGTGCTGAGCTGGCCCCGGCTCGGGGCGGCGGCCGTGGCGGCCGGCCTGCTCTGGGCGGCCGCCGTGCCGCTCGCGGTCGCGGACGGGCCTGGGGGCGGGGTGGTGTGCCCGCCGCGGGACCTGGACTGTGACATCACAGCTCAGGACCCGGGCCAGCCCGCCCCGGGCAAGCCTGGCGGCAAGCCGGGCAAGCCCCCTGGGGAGGTGGGCAGGCCCTCGTGCGCGATCGACGGCCAGGAGGTGCCCTGCTCCACCCCGGAGATGGGCACGTTCAACTCGGCGGACTCCTGCTACTGGAAGCCGACCGACGGCCCTGCCGGGGGCCTGCCGCCGGGGTTCGACACGGGTGCACCGGAGGGCTGGAAGCCGGGGGATCCGGGCGGGCGGCTGTACCTGGTCACCTGCCCCAGCGCGAACGGTGACGTCCGCGGCGGGATCCGCGGGTCCGCGACCGGTCCGGCCAGCGGCGGTGTCGACGTCCAGGCGCTCGCGCAGCAGGCGGTCGAGCGCCTGCGCCTGGAAGGGCCGGACATCGGCATCGTGCCGAAGCCTGAAGGCAAGGGCCTGGTCGGGATGCCGGTGTGGATGTGGAACCGGCCGGGCCCGACCCGCACCGGCCCGGCCACCGCGTCCGCCTCGGCCGGGTCGGTGACGGTCACCGCGACCGCCACGGTCCGCACGATCGTGTGGTCGATGGGCGACGGCGCGACCATCACCTGCACCGGGCCGGGCACCCCGTACTCACCGGAGTTCGGGAACATCTCCTGGGCCGGCGCTGGGCAGACCGGCACACTCACTACCACCCGCGAGAGTGCCACCAGCCTTGCGATCGGTGAGCTCCAGGTCCTCAACGTGCCCTGAACTGGGCAGAAAGAACTCACCGCTTGCCTAGTGGTGACTACAGATATGGCCGGTGACGGCCGGTCAGTGGTCGGCCGCCGCAGTTCCGGGGCCCAGGTGGCGGCGGCCGGGCGCGGCGGCGGACCGGTCGGCGGGGCTCGTGGCCGAGGTGGCCTCGGCGGCCGGGGCCACCTCGACCGCCTCGGCCGCGAGGAGTGCCCGGGGGCCGGCTGCGGCCGGGGTGTCGGTGGCGGGACGGGGGCCCGTGCCCAGCGGGCGGCGCGTGATCACCCCGCCAGTGTGGCCCGGGCTGTTCCCCAGGGGAACGCGGGGCTCTCCGTCGTGGTGTGTCAGAGCAGTCCGAGTAGGTCTGCGATCCAGTGGCCCCAGGTGTCGGTGCCGGTGGCGAACGGGACGATGACGCTGGCGATCAGGGTGATCGGGGCACAGCAGAAGATCAGGGTGTAGGGCCACTCCGCGTGGGGAGAGGGCTTGTCGGGGTTCGGAGCGATCAGTGTCGCGCCTGTTCCCCCGATGATCGCGGAGGCCAGTAGCGCTCCGAGGGCGGTGAGGGTCTTCGAGGTCCCCGATTCGGTATCGCTTTGGAGGACGGCGGTGGCGCCGAGGTAGATCACGGCCATCGCGGCCAGGACAAGGACCGCCGTCATCACGTCCGACGTCCTGGCCGTGCGCCCTTTCCCGATCCTGTCGTAGGAGGCGGCGAAGGTTTTGACCTCTAAAGAGGTTGCGCCCAGCCCGCGCAGGACCGGCCTAAGCCGGCGCCAGTCGTGCGGGAACTCGCCATTGGCGAACCATCGGTCCATCAGGGCAGTGTCCTCTTGCGTGGAGCTGTTGCCGTAGGGCCTGCTGGGGCTCAGGCCGGCGAGTTTTTCGGCTGGCCAGACCCTCTTGCCGCCGGCCCGGGCGCGTAGCGCCCGCAGCTGCCCTGTGAACTGTTCTTTGGTGTCCGCACGACCCAGGAGCGGCCTGCGCTCCGGCGGAGGCGCGGGGGTTGGCATCAGCGGCTTGAAGGTGCTGGTGGAAAGATCCCGTGGCGGGAGGGGAGCCGGGGCTTCCCGCTCCGCCTTCCCGCTGGTGGCCTGCGTTGACACGGCGGGAACGGCGCCTTCGAGCGTTCCGCCGGACATGGTGGTGGCGGTGCTCTCGTCGAGGAGGGTCTTGTTCTGGCGGCGCAGGACTTCGACTTCTCGCTGTACGAGGACGACCTGGTCGTGCTGCGCGGTGAGTTCCGCCTCCAGCCGGCGGGTGTAGGCCTGGGCGTCCTGGAGCTTCTTGTCCTGCTCGGTGACACGCTGTTCGAGGACGCCTAGTCCCGTCTCCGCGTGGCGGGCCTGCTCCAGCGCCTGCTCCAGCTCACCGGCCAGCTGGTCCGCATGCTCCTTGAGCGCGGCCAGTTCCGCCTCACCGGCCTGTTTCTCTCCCTGTACCCGGGCGAGTTCCTGCTTGAGGATTACCAGCTGGACGGCCGGTGACCGGCTGGCCTCATGGGCCCGGGCGCACAGCTCGTCAAGCCGCTCCCGCACTCCGGCGTCCAGGGGCCGGCCCCGCTCCGCGAGGAACGAGTCCAGGCGCGCGACGAAGGTGGGCGGGGCGACCCTGTCGCCGCTGAGGTAGCGCGAGAGGGTGGCCGGGGCGACATGCGCGGCGACCGCGATCTCCTTCTGCGTGCCGCCCTGCATCGTGAAGCCGTGCACCGCGGCGCGCAGCGCGGCCGCGTAGGCGGCGGCCGCCAGCCCGACCGCCTTCGGTTCACCCATCCCCGTGCCCCCTCGTCGACCGCCCCGCGCGTGCGGTCTGGCGCAGGCCGGATCCACGATTGTCACGCACACGCGCAGCAGGGTGAAAGTCCCCTGAGTCCAAGGGCGTTGACCTGCTGTTACCGGTTGAGCGGGAACCGCCGTTCCCTCTGCCGCACCAATCCGCCGCGCTCGACGCTTGATCCGTGGCCGCACCCAGCGCCACACGGATAAGCGGAAGTGAGGCACAACGGTGAACATGATTCGGAACCTGGTAACCGGCGCCCTATCGGCAGCGGCCGGCCTGGTCGCCACTCTGTACCCGGCGGTGGAGGTCCCCGCGCTGCTCCTGGGCCTGGCCACTCTCACGGTTCCCGCACTGCGCGCGGTGCTGCGCTACCGGCTCCATGCCAAGGCCGTCGACAAGGCCGCCGCGGGTGACCTTCCCGCGCTTTTCCAGGCCTTCGGCGCCACCGAGACCGGTCAGACCGGTGAGGAACCGGCGCTACCTGCTACCGGGCCGTAGCCATACGAGCCGGTATCTCCAAGGGCGTGCGGCCGGTCCTGCGGCCAGGGTCCGGCCTGAGCGTCACCGTGCACCCGTGATCACCTGCGGGTCTACAGGAGGCCTGCGGTGGTGGCGAGCCAGGTGCCGGCTGTCACCTGGTAAGCCCCAAAAGGGGGTCATGGGAATGGAGCTGTCCTGCAGACGAGTTCGCACATACAGTCGGGATCATTGCCTGACGGAGCGTGAGGGGTGAGGGCTTGTCTGCGTGCCCACGGTGCCGACAACTTGACCAGGTTCGAAGCGTACGCACCGTCTATGAGGGCGGAGGCGGCAGCTCCGGAGGAACGGCTTCCCCGTCGAGTTCGTGGGGCGGCGGGGGCTCTGTCGACTACAGCGGATGGAACCAGAGCGATCTCGCGTTGCGGGTCAGCCCTCCCAGGCACCAGAGGGCTGAGGTAGATAGCTGTGGCTGCTACTTCGGCATGCTCGTGTTCTTGATCCCCGTGTACCTGCTCATTGCAGGCCCTGACCTGGGTACGGCGAAAGCCCGCACCATAGCGGCAGTGGCCGTGGTCTTACCCTGCGCGCTTCTCGTGCTGCGCTGGCTCCTGCGTTCCTCTGCGGATGCCTCAAGGGCCGACCGCGAGAGCGAGGAGCTTTTGCCGTTCCGGGTGCACGTTTGGCGGGAGGCGAGCGTCTGCCTCCGCTGCTATATCGCCTTCTGGCCTGTGCGCGACGGGCGCCGACATGTCGTACCTGTCGATGAATTCCAGCAAGCAGTTTGGGATCTGGCCATTGAGTTGCGGCAGAACAGCCAGGAGCCGCATCGTCGGGGGTGAGCGGGTCTTCTGGCCGGCGGATGCGTACGGGCTTGGGCTGGTGCGGCAGGCCACCGGCTTCGGCCAGGGCTCGGCCTGAGGCGCCACTGTGCACCCGTGATCACCTGCGGGTCTACAGGAGGCCTGCGGTGGTGGCGATCCAGGTGCCGGCTGTCACCAGGGGCTGGTAGGTGATGAAGTTCCCGGCGGTGAGCGCGATGGGCATGGTGATCAGGGTGGTGGCGGTCACGTAGGGCAGGGCGTCGGTGCCGCCCAGCTGGTGATCGCGATGGTGGCGCCGGCGATTGCGGCGAGGACGCACCGAGGTCGATGTTCACGAGAAGCGACAGCACCCGCTGGCGGGGTTACGCAGTGGAGCGCCATTCCCCTTCGAGGCTGCTGAAGATCATGGAGTCTCGCCAGCCGTCGTGGAGCAGTGCCGTGTGGCGCAGGCGTCCCTCATGCGTCATACCGATCTTGGATAGTACTCGGGAGGAGCCGAGATTCCTCGGGTCACAGGTGGCATGGATCCGATGGAGCCCCAGCTCGCCGAACCCGTGCGCGAGCAGCTGCCGGCCTATTTCCGTGCCGATGCCCTGCCCCCATACCCGGGGATGCACGATGTATGAGATCTCGCCCTGGCGCTGCTTATGGCTGCGGACATGCAGCTCACCCATGCCCACCACATCCCGCCCGACGCGGGCGACGTAGGGGAACCGGCGCTGAGGGGTGCCCGACCAGGCCTTGACCGCGGAGTCCACGAAGTCCTGTGTCTGGA from Streptomyces sp. NBC_00190 harbors:
- a CDS encoding XRE family transcriptional regulator: MGRPEAPVDHTVPALGELAQFLRDVRGGIPYSTLAERSQRGASPLKRAASGKTLPTWECVEGYLGACGISSGTPHHERARQLHSRAQEAWRRPSGSTAVPRPDLASSEADLSRALRDAYAAAGRPSLRVLSERAEGWNLSRSTAHRIVNGQAMPVDILQYLSFLQGCQVSRDRLPAWFAAWSRVRDVSPFAVFWLVQFHSSQFGPQYNEWARKQQVYPKPSWFDAAEAAIARRAANSPIDARRFVERLAA
- a CDS encoding helix-turn-helix domain-containing protein, with protein sequence MGEPKAVGLAAAAYAAALRAAVHGFTMQGGTQKEIAVAAHVAPATLSRYLSGDRVAPPTFVARLDSFLAERGRPLDAGVRERLDELCARAHEASRSPAVQLVILKQELARVQGEKQAGEAELAALKEHADQLAGELEQALEQARHAETGLGVLEQRVTEQDKKLQDAQAYTRRLEAELTAQHDQVVLVQREVEVLRRQNKTLLDESTATTMSGGTLEGAVPAVSTQATSGKAEREAPAPLPPRDLSTSTFKPLMPTPAPPPERRPLLGRADTKEQFTGQLRALRARAGGKRVWPAEKLAGLSPSRPYGNSSTQEDTALMDRWFANGEFPHDWRRLRPVLRGLGATSLEVKTFAASYDRIGKGRTARTSDVMTAVLVLAAMAVIYLGATAVLQSDTESGTSKTLTALGALLASAIIGGTGATLIAPNPDKPSPHAEWPYTLIFCCAPITLIASVIVPFATGTDTWGHWIADLLGLL
- a CDS encoding GNAT family N-acetyltransferase, giving the protein MSQHSVTLDEIVLEDWPAVHSWACLPEVCRYQSWGPNTEVQTQDFVDSAVKAWSGTPQRRFPYVARVGRDVVGMGELHVRSHKQRQGEISYIVHPRVWGQGIGTEIGRQLLAHGFGELGLHRIHATCDPRNLGSSRVLSKIGMTHEGRLRHTALLHDGWRDSMIFSSLEGEWRSTA